A window of Glycine soja cultivar W05 chromosome 2, ASM419377v2, whole genome shotgun sequence genomic DNA:
CAGGGCAGCTTCTTCTGCCAACACCAAAGGGAAGGTACCTAAAGTCATTGCCATTGGCTTCAACAAGCGACTCCTCCTCGAAGAACCTCTCAGGCCGGAACTCCTCTGGCTTCTTCCAGTGTGCAGGGTTGTTGGCCAGCCACCATGCATTCACCAAGATCTTGCTCTCAGCTGGGATATCATAGCCCCCAAGCTTTGCGTCGTGGAGGTTCATGTGTGGTACAAGGAGAGGGATTGCCATTCTAAGACGAAGAGTTTCCTTGACCACTGCTTGGAGGTATGGGAGCTTTTGGATGTCTGGCTCAGTCACTTGGTGCCCTGCTCCAAGAACTCTGTCAATCTCATCCCTTAACTTTTGCTGGATCTCTGGGTGGTTCACAAGCTCAGCAATGCCCCACTCAATCGACCATAGAGTTGTTTCAATTGCTGTACCAATAATACATAATTGCCACATCAGAAAAAACTATCATATATGATAGTAATATACAATAAACAATTTATCCATGATgttttatataatcatttaatCACGGATTGTTTTATATGATTAATCAGGTTatctttaataattatttatatcaataataatttttttgttaaactcTATAATATATGTAGTTTTTCAATAAACTAAACTAAGGTTTGGATTTCCATGATACCATCTTAATCATACCATGCCTTTTGTTTTCCCCTTCTCCTAACAAGTACCTACCCtatttgaaaacttaaaagCCCCgcatctttttcttctcttactTTCTAATCTAAACCAAAATAATCAAGTAAACCACATGCGACTTTTGGCGGAGGTGGGTCCACCTAAAAGTTTGGTCACTATCATTACCTACTACTACCACCAGTACGACAGAGTATGATAACCTCGACTCATATTTGGGACTAGAAAACAGtgaaacacaacaaaaacaaaattaaaaagttatccACAATCACAATATAGATAAAAGAGTAATGGTATgttgacaataaaaaaaatttaaacattacatcaacaattctttttttttttctatatctctcttcatttcatattatatcatcaatcaaattaatcaattatctctttttttttcttttctctctcaaattaTAGAGAACTCAAGGttgtacaataaatatttttctacgtaaaaataagaaagataagAACAAGTATCcgtttaaattaattaaggtcACACGTCAGAACAAACAAGTTGAGAAAGAGATAAGAATGAACCCCAACATGGCATGGGAAAGCCACCAGTTCAATCCATCCACCTAACCCCcttattcattcattcaatgAATCCATAACTACGTGTCCCGTTCGCCCCCTCTAAAAAAACGGGAAAATGACCATGAAATATTTGTGTGCTCATTAAATACCGTTATGTTtggtagtaaaaaaaaaaaagttagtaaaAATATCACTGGCGCAATTTTTATGTAGGTTATAAAGGCAGCAATCAATCCTTGTACcagaaaaattatatgtactttTATAAATAACCTAAATTTCGGAAAAAAGAATCAgtcaattgttttttaaaaaacttcatTTCTATAAAATGGTTGATGCAATTGCGGTGCAGCACCATAACTTCTTACATAAGCAAATAAATTTCTCGTCAGTTAACGACGCTGAAAAGATAACTACATTTAAAGTGACGTACGCCCCGACTTTGCTTAATTGTTctaaagttaatatatatatatatatatatatatatatatatatatatatatatatatgaaatgaaaaaaaagatgtatgatttaaattaaaatattttataaatttaattaattttagtaacTCTACTTGACTTGTCCTGCAccataattgttatttttgtttgtattttaattttaacaatatataaagGACATTTCTTGTCGTGGGGGATAAAAATATTAGGCAAAGCATCTTACCAGCAACGTTGATGTTTTCAACAATGTAGAGGACGTTGTCTTCGTTGATCTCGCCTTTTCTCTGGGCATCCAAAATGTGGTCAATAGCGCATTTAAGTTCATTATTGTTGTTGGTGCTCTTGGTGCTTCCAAGCTTCCTGTTATAATGTccatttaattgaattgattagaaataaataaaataacccAAAGTTCCAACTTGCAAAGAAACTGACTATTTAATTTACTCCTAAAATTGGCTATTTAATTTAGGATCAAGTCATCAATGacgtatataaaaaaaataaaaaatatgctacagttgcaaaaaaaaaatcttaatactaaataaaatttactttccACCCTAGTTGAAGCTAAACTTTTTTTAGACCCATTTAAAGATTATTAATCTCCtactccttaaaaaaaaaaaaaaaaaaaaactagttgacTCAATCAAAGGTAGTAGTGTAGTACCAAAATGAAAAAGGTATTTTAGGAATCACACAAGTgatttaaaaccaaaacaaaaggaAACGACGTcacagttaaaaatatttttcatactcCTAACATTTTTTCCGTACACTTCGTTTGTGTTTCTAACATTGTTGTTTATCATTAAGTATTTGTAGTTTTAAAACATCAGTGAAATTTTTACAATGCACCACCACTTTAAATTCACCAGATATGGGTGTTTACATGCGAGGTAATGAATGAAGGAAAGGAAATGAAACAGAAAAAACTTACTTCCTCTCGTCAACGAAGTAATCCTTGAAAAGCTTCAACCTCGTCTCCTTCACCTCCTTGCAAATCTTCAAGTAACCCTTCAAGAAGGGTCTCAAGATGGGAATAAAATCACCATAGTTATACTCAAAGCTCTGCGCCAAGCGACTCCTCTCTCCGTTCAAGGCTCTTAGCCTCTGGAAGATGGGATCCTCCTCGCTCTCGAACCTCCGGTCGAACATTATGCGGTACATGTTGTTGTACATCATGAGCTGAAGGCGGCGGCGGATGACGGTGCCGGAGACGGCGGCGTCGGGGTTTTTCTTGACGTCCTCGACGACGGCGGCAGCCTCCGATTCCCATCCATGGCGGTATTGTTGCacaacctaaaaatataaggttgattgaatgatttttttttaaaaaaaagttgactGGGTTCGATTCCatgctaacaaaaactaaaaattaattaatatctgaataaatttttttaaaatggtccCAGCCTTGATTTAGCTGCAACATCCAGGTTTTTTTTAACTGTGTGTTATAACAGAAGGACCACATTAGTCTGTAATCTATCATGATTTTAACCAACGCGATCGTAACCGATATTGAAAACCTTGTTTactgataaagaaaaaaaaattgttgcacTATATACCTTGTTGGTGAAGAAGGGGACGGTCATGATGCGGCGCATTTTGCGCCAGTGCTCGCCGTAGACGGTGAAGACCATGTCTTGGCCCTTTCCGGTGAAGATGTCGAAGACGACGTTGCGGGTGCGGGAGCCGAACTCCACGCCCTGCGTGTGGAGAACCTCTTTGGCGAGCTCAGGGGAAGAAACCACGACGAGGTTGCGCTGCCCCATGCGGAGGAGGAAGATGTCACCGAATTTTTTGGCCAAATCGGTGAGGTTGCGGTGGTTGAGGTCGTCGCCGACTTGGAGCCAGTTGCCGAAGATTGGGACGGGGAGTGGGCCCGGTGGGAGCTTGAATTTCCGGCCGCGGAGGGTGGAGACGGCGATGGCGACCACCGCAGCGAGGAAGAGACCTATGAGGGTCTTTTCCAGAAGGAGGAGATCCATTGTAGAAGAATTGTTGCTTCTTAGTATGTGTGTGTGATGATTTGGTTCAGTTTGGTTGGGTTGGTTGAATTGAGAATTGTGATGGGGGTTTTATAGAGGGGATTATGATGGTAGTTCGAATAGGGGTTAGGTGAAGCTTGTGGTTTGAGTGGTGAGTTTGTGTGTTTGTGACGTACTACGTCTTTCACCCAGAGTTGTAAGCGtatcattaacaaattaatactaataactattattagtattattcaaTTAACTATAATGATAATTACTGTATATAATCAGTTATGCCTATGGGATATGAGGGTGGAGCTTAactattattagtattactcAATTACCTATAGTcttataattcttatttttttaatctttataatttaaaaatggtatttttaatctttataatttatattttaattttttttaatctttgtaatcataaaaataatatttttagttcctataatttcataatttttattttgtttttataatttttaaattacgattaaaacagaattaaaatataaattacagggattaaaaagaatatttttaaattataagaactaaaaaaaattaaaatataaattataaagaaaaaaaagaccaataaaaaaaacaaaaaaaaataagaacccTAAAACTATAACGACAAAACGACTaatttaaccaataataaaaaatgagaggaaAAACACAAACTTACACGCACTCTTTTGCAGATGGTC
This region includes:
- the LOC114397278 gene encoding trans-cinnamate 4-monooxygenase, with product MDLLLLEKTLIGLFLAAVVAIAVSTLRGRKFKLPPGPLPVPIFGNWLQVGDDLNHRNLTDLAKKFGDIFLLRMGQRNLVVVSSPELAKEVLHTQGVEFGSRTRNVVFDIFTGKGQDMVFTVYGEHWRKMRRIMTVPFFTNKVVQQYRHGWESEAAAVVEDVKKNPDAAVSGTVIRRRLQLMMYNNMYRIMFDRRFESEEDPIFQRLRALNGERSRLAQSFEYNYGDFIPILRPFLKGYLKICKEVKETRLKLFKDYFVDERKKLGSTKSTNNNNELKCAIDHILDAQRKGEINEDNVLYIVENINVAAIETTLWSIEWGIAELVNHPEIQQKLRDEIDRVLGAGHQVTEPDIQKLPYLQAVVKETLRLRMAIPLLVPHMNLHDAKLGGYDIPAESKILVNAWWLANNPAHWKKPEEFRPERFFEEESLVEANGNDFRYLPFGVGRRSCPGIILALPILGITLGRLVQNFELLPPPGQSQIDTSEKGGQFSLHILKHSTIVAKPRSF